atatatatatatatatatatatttgcatcaTTAAAACTTTAAACATGGCCAGAAAAAATTACTAATAGCAACACGAATCTTCTAAATCAACTATGTGATCCCAAAGCGCCATATTTATTCTAACTTTCTAAAAGCAAAAATGCAGTCGGGGTGTTCAAAATGAGTTCTGTTTGGTTGAAGCCAGAGCCTGAATCCTGAGAACTCGCTGGGAGTTGCTTTGAGGACTCTGTCCTGGAGGACTTGTGAAGCAGAACTGGAAAAGCAGGATTTGGCTGCTCTTGGATTGTCCAGGAGCCACATGGGTGTGTCCTTTGAAACACAAGTCAAAGAGAGGAAAACAATTAACAAGTAGAGAGGATTTAAGATGTTAAATAAGCCAAAAAACTTTTAgccttttccttaaaatttttatgCTTCTGCACTATAAAATAGAAGAGGTTTCATAATAAAGTCAActataatacatatttaaggaaataagcaacaacaacaacaaaaggaaaaattctaAGCGTATAAAGAATCAGAAACAAGAATGAAGGGAGAATGTGCATTGAATAAATCCCTAAGGATAAGCTGAGTCACCAGTTTTACTGACTTtctggatagatagatgatgaaaaagaaaaaactaagtcacataaatcttttctttttttgagacagagtctttctctgtcacccaggctggagtgcagtggcacgatcctggctcactgaagcttctgtctcccaggttcaagtgattcttctgcctcagcctcgtgagtagctggcactacaggcacccaccaccatgcctggctaattttttcggctttcacagtgttagccagaatggtctctatctcctgaccttgtgatttgcccgcctcagcctcccaaagtgctgggattataggcatgagccatagtttcactcttgttgcccaagctggagtgcagtggcttgatctcagcttatcacaacctctgcctcctgggttcaagcaattcccctgcctcagcctcacaagtagatgggattactggcacatgtcaccatgcctagctaattttgtatttttagtagaggaggggtttctccatgttggtcagtctggtctcgaactcctaacctcaggtgatctgcccgcctcggcctcccaaagcgctggtattacaggcgtaagccaccgtgcccagctgtcaCATAAATCTTACAAGCAGAAAAGAGGAATCTGACTTTAgggaaggcatttttttttcttgcctaatttctaaaagaaaaattttccatAAGACTTCATGAAAGGGTTACAAGTGACATTGTGGCCAAGGGCGGTTTTGCTCATCCGGTGCATTGGAATTTCCTGTCTGACTTACTTATTCCTAGATCCCTCCCTCGGAAGCGCTGACGGAGCCAGTCTAAGCACAAAAACCTAGTGTGTCCTGTAGTAGATTTTGTCTTAATCTAAAACACTTGTATAGAAATTAAGAATTCATAAAGTGACTTTCTATCCATTACCTCTTTTGATAATTTTAGTAATCTAGTGAGATTCATCCAAATTTGTTTTTATGCAGGAAAGaaaatttatacttaaaatatcaaatgacttaagacacacaaaaaagatgaCTTGAATTCATATGATTTTAAACAATGCAGGACAAGTAGAGTTAAAATGTTAAGTCTATTGAAAATATTAAGTTCAGTAAAAATCATGTCAATGTTGTTCAGTAGAGGTTGAGAGGCTCTCAGATGAAACCAGGTATTCAGTTATTGGATATTTTTCCAAATACTGTACCTCTGTCTACTCATCATATCAGATAGTGTGTAGAATCTCTTCTCTCAGACTTCACCTTATTTGTAGAGCATTCATAATGCTCATCCTTTCCTCCAGatattctttcttatcttttccaAGGCATTCCCAAGGCCCCTTTATACATAACGTTATCATTTCCTTCCACAGTTATGAGATACACAGAGCTACGTGATTGCTGAGTCCATAAACTTCTCAATAGCCAGCTAGGTTTTCATTTTAGTAGCATTGACTGATTGACATTGTAGGTATGGATTAAAGAAGAGTTAAAgaaacttgttaaaaaaaaaaaaataacgggccgggcgcggtggctcaagcctgtaatcccagcactttgggaggccgagacgggcggatgacgaggtcaggagatcgagaccatcctggctaatacggtgaaaccccgtctctactaaaaatacaaaaaaaaaaaaaaaaaacaaaaaaaaaactagccgggcgacgtggcgggcgcctgtagtcccagccactcgggaggctgaggcaggagaatggcgtaaacccgggaggcggagcttgcagtgagctgagatccggccactgcactccagcccgggcgacagagcgagactccgtctcaaaataaataaataaataaataaataaataaataaataagggaaggattggctgggtgtcgtggctcacgcctgtaatcccagcactttgggaggccgaagcgggtgaatcactaggtcaggagttcaagaccatcctggccaacatggtgaaacctcatctctactaaagaaaatgcaaaaattagccaggcatgatggtgcacacctgtagtcccagctcttgggaggctgagttaggagaatcacttgaacccaggaggcagaagttggagtgagccaagatggcgccactgcactccagcctgggcaacagagtgagactccatctcaaaaaaaaaaaaaaaaaaaaaagatcaatgttGACATAAGATCTATCTATCCAACTATCTATCTTAATTTAGGAAATGCCAGCTGCACGCCGTgtctcatacctataatcccaacagtttaggaggctgaggtgggcagatcacttgaggccaggagtttgataccagcctgggcagcatggtgaaactctgtctctactaagaatacaaaaatcagtctcTTCCTTAGTTGCTTCCTTCTCCTTAGTTtaatgtgttgtttttttttttacatccctAGAGTGAGCCATTCCTCTCGGCTCATCAGGGCATCTTAAGTTGATTCATGCATCAATTCCAATTTTTTCATATGCAGttaaaaaaatatggtattaagattccgtacattttaaaaattcataaagagaaaaatgggGCTCAGGCAGGTAAAGTGGCCTGACCATGGTTACATAACCATTAAGTGGCTGATTTAGAAGTTGAACTTACATCTTGTCTATGTCTACTGCTCTTTCTGCTCCTTCATGTGGCCTTGCCTATTGGACTACATCATAGACCAGACCTGTAGGATGTACTCTAAGAATCTGGGGTGTGGGGACCAAAAATTATAGGTGTGTACCAGAAGCCTGAATGAAGGTAAAATATTAGGACACCTGCGAGAAGAGGAAGACTGTTCTCTGAGAAGATGGGAATGAAAACATACAAACAGAAGTGACTGAGTTTAAAAGCTTAATTGGCCTTAGGGTAAGAGTCAGGAGTGTCCGGGTTGGGTATGTTTTGATTTCAATACCCAAGCCTGATTCTCATCCTTAGAAGCAGATGGGAAAGGGTGGACTAAGTTCTGGGGGAATACAATAGTAGCTTTCTGAACTTACATTAATCACACCCAGATTATGAAATGGAGCCAACAGGGAAAAGGAGTATTTCCAGACCAGATCACAAACAGAAGTTGGGAAAGGCCACACTTCCTGAATATGCATATAGAGTAACTCAACTGAGCAAAGGAGCAGTGTTGTATTTCTATGAACATCTTGAGGTATGTCTTAGATTGCTTAGCTTAATCATTATTCTCCGCTGCCTTCTCCTATACTATTCTGCTCTGTTCTCCAGTAGCACCATGGCTTAGAGATACAGCACAGGCCCTGGAATCAGGCTGCTTGAATTCAAATTCTGTCTTCCTCCTTTATTAATATAGCCACATTAGCAAACCTCCCTGAGCCTTTAtgtccttatttataaaatttaagaataataataatccctTGCGTAGGGAttatgaattaaattaaatactgCATAGCACTTAGTCATTAATCACTTAGCTTAATGCCTAAAACAGAGTAAGAACACCGTTCATACCAGTTACTAATATTACCAGATCTAAcacttctgtttttatatttcaagATGCATTTTCAGGAGAGAACTGAGTAGGGAAAAACAAGTATTTCTGAGCACTCAAACTATATTGTTTGCCCATAAATCTAATTGTGTGAGATAGAAAGTTTGTTACCCTTTTTCTTTGAATTAGGTTCAGCAAATTTCACTCTTCTCATGAGTAACTAATGCATGACTACATGGGTCCTTAGATTGTTAGTGCATGCTAGCCCTCATTTCACAGGCTGAACTTGTACAAAGCAAGTTCCTAGCAGAGTTGTGACAGGAACCAGGTCTCCAAACTTGCCATCCTTATTcacttcatctcacagatgtaccTCCTctcttaagaaaattttattattagAACCTTGTACATGATAAAAGTACATTCAtttaagattaattttaaaaaactacagtaagaatttttttaaatatactttttctgCTTGTAGGTAGACATGGGTAaccaaaattattaaataaaactagACAGACCCTTTTTCCTTTGTCCAATACACTGTTATTTCAGTTgtaaattttaagtgaaaaatcaCCTGAGGATGTCACTTTGATGAATGCTTTCCTTGATTATCATCAAATTCCATAAATCCtcttgagaaaaaaagagaaaataagaattacAATTCAGACTGAACAGGAGTGTTAGAATGATCACAAAGGTGCTGTATAATGTTTGAGCCATACTGTTCTTCTCCAGATTTTTCTATGTTAGAAAGAAATAAGACCTAAAATTTCCACATAGTTCATAGTGGACAAGCAATTTATGCACAATTATCTTTTTGCACCTGCCAACAAACCCATTAGTTAGGTAACTGTTCACACGTAAACTCCATAAAGGcatatattttggtatattttttcagtaatatattcccagcacctagaacagtgcatGGAAAATAgtagaaattaataaatatttattgaatgcatttTTATTGTCTCTTTTTATGTGTGAGAAAACCTTTGAAGCTCAAAGATTAAACAACCTGTCCAAAGTACATGGCTGGTAAGTtgcaaagaaaagttaaaaacttgGCTCTCCAGAGTCATTACTAAATGCTAGAAACATTATGCCCTATGGCTTAAGGACTGGGTACCAGGATATCTGCTGAGATTGTAAAAGATAACTAAAATGTGGTTTGTGAATTATAGTCTAGTAGAGAAAACAGACAACTCAGATACAAGTAATTTAATATAATGTAGGGATAAAAGTTGTTTTGAAGATTTCTGCAAAGCATTATGAAATCCCTAAACATGAAAAACTGAAATTTCTGATGTCTGTGACTTTTTTACAGAATTCGTTTCTGAATTGGGCTCCAGAAAATGATGAGACTTGCCAAGTGAACAGAGTGGGGTTTTGGCTTGGGGGCTAGGCATTTTCAGCAGAGGAAAAAATCACATGCACAGATATTGGGGGTTTATACAAACGTGACCTGCTCTAAAATGAAACTCATTTGTCATTGGGCTTAAGGTTGCACAGGTGAGAAATGTGACCGAAAGATACATTGGCATCAGAGAAGGACCTTTGACATCAGCCTAATGcatttatttgaattttggaGACAATGGAAATTCATGAAAAACTTTTAAGCATGGCAGTGATATGAccaaatttacattttttgatATAAGTTCTGGTAGTAGGTAGAAGATGAATTGGTGAGGCAGAAAGAAAGTGGAACTTATTAGAAAtccaataaaaagagagaaagaaaagagtggaATTTATTAGAAATCCAATAAAAAGAACTTGGGAAAGAGATGATGAAGGACTCAACTTGACCAGCTAGTCAGCAGAGCTGAGAAAGAGAAATGTATATAGGGTGCATATACTTATACCCGAGGATGGCATATAAGGTAGAATATTCAGCAATTCAATGAAGGTGGTGATGAGCAGGAAGGATTTGAGAAGATCCTTAGGTTTCTGGATTCTGGGTGGATGACGATGTGACTGAATGAGATATGGAGGAGGGTTTTGAGTGAGATGATGGGTTTAGACCAGTGGAATTTGAAACAGTAGTAGAAAAACGATGGAATTTTGTAGCAAGCAATCAGTTATTTCATCTGGAGCTCAGGAAAAATATTGCAACAGAAATGTGAATTTGAAGCTCATTAGATTATAGGCAGTATTCCCAATGTGTAAACTGCAATGCAAAAACCCAAGCACATTTGGAATTCTAAGGAACAATGACATTTGGTGGGCAGGTGCATgaagaaaagtcaaataaaaagaatgagaaagaatgacTAGTGGTAGAGAGAGAACCAGGAAAATATGTCATGGAACCCACAGGGGGAAATATTTCCAAGAATTAAGGGCTCTCAAAGGGTGAGAGGAGTtaagaatatgtatatttttcagaaaaatgatgAGCAAAATGCAGTCTAGGTAGCTCCGAGGTAATCCAAAAGCAAGTGGAGAAAACAATCCAGTCTATTCACTGTCCCCAAAGCCTGTCTCTAGCATTTATTATGCATCTGACACACCACTTAGGCATCAGACGTATTGgagtaaataaagtaaaattctcaCCTTTATGAATCTTTGTTAttcctctcattctctcttccaaATCAAATCTTGTTCAGTCATTCAAGGCCCACATTACATCTTGCCTTTGCCATAAACACTTCCCTAAGCACACTGGCCCCACTGACAGCTCCTTTCACTGGAAACTGCCTGTGATATTTGGCTGACATTTATCTTGCCAGGCATTTTTAGTTATTGCATTGTGCACTGGCTTATGTAATTTTACCATAAGGACTGCAAATTATTTGAGGAGAAGGGGTTAAGAGTCTAGATTTTTCCTTCACAATCCGTGTCCCCGCTTTGTACATGTTAAGTGCTTAGCAATACTTTCTGAGGTCTCCTCCTATCCTCCACCCCCTATTTTGCTGATGGTCTTCCCTTGAACAGGGAATTATGGGTATGCCTTAGGTCCTGGCTCTACCACCCGCAGATTTATCTCTTGAGCAGACATTGCTGTGTCTTTGAGCAAAGATCCTTCAGGATTTCTCAGTCAGATTGAGGTAGATGGGCTTTAGGTCTCATCTGCAATGTATCTTTCCTTAATTAATGAATTCAAGTGTCTGACACTATATGGCAGGTACTGTGCTCTTGCAACCAGTCAGGTGATCTGGTCTCTACTTTCACTTAGCTACTTGATTAAAAATGAATAAGTCATTTCCGATGATAACAAACATTATGACACTGTAACAAGGTAAAGTGAGAGAATAACAGGCAGTGGGAATGGAAGAAGACAGTATTAACAAGAATGATCATAGAATAGTTTCTGAGGAAGTGACTTTGAGATTAGCTGCAGGCCCAAGAACTAGTCATGAGAAAACGGGAGTATTTTagaaaggagagagagcaagggaAGAGAGACTGAGATGGTAATAATTTTTAGCAACAGAAAGAAGGCCATTTACTCAGACTATAACGAGGGAAAGGGAAATCAGAAGATGAAGGGCCATTTCTGAGCCTAGAGTGGACAGCAGTTCTTTAGCATATCACAGAGTCAACTCTTACGGTTAACACAGAGAAAAATGTCCTATTTTATACTTGCAAAATTCCCTagggaaagaatgaaaagaattatTAGTGTTCTAACTCCTTGCTTTGCTGTATGAATGTAACAATACTAATTCAACTGGAGCCTAATCTTTAGTTTGTATCGAATGGGTGGTGCTCCTATTGTTGGCCTATGGCTTTCCTTCTTGTTTACATTAACAATCTTGGAAAGATAACAGTTGCAAAAGCACCCACAATAGGAAATGTAGCAATTCTAAAAAGCACCTGTGAGTTTTAACTATTTGTGGAGAAGGATTGCCTGTAGAACACTGCCCAATCAGATGACAATCTATCCCTTTAAGCAGATGAGAGATTACAAAACCCCTGATTACTCCTACACGGAAGTGTTTCTTAATCTGCTATTGGTTAAAGACCCCTTTGAGAATCTAATAGAAGTCATAAACACTTTCCccaggaaaatgcaaacaaacaaacaaacaaaaaaaaccaaaaaaaaaccacacacactgacacaaaatattaataaaaatgtaaaggctTTCTGGAACTTTAAGGCCCATCCATGCAGCCCAGAACACCTGATCAAGGCATGACTTTCGAAAATTTCTGTATATCAGAATTACCTGAAAAGCTTGTTGAAAACCATATCCATGGCCTTGTccccagaaaaatgcaaaatgggATGCagaaatcagcattttaaaaaataaattcccccCAAGGGATTCTGTAACAGGTGGATAGACCACACCTAGTGAAACTCTGCTTGAGGATCTATATGGGGGAAAATTAGAGAGCAGAGGCTTAGAGCGGTGGAAACTGAAAGCACCTGGAAATTCAGAAGAGTGAATTTCCTCCTGGAGCACTGAAATTCAGGAGATTAATATTGGAGAATAAAGCATACAGTGAGGTAGTAGTGTCAAATCGAAACTACGTAGGCAAAAATAACATGTATTGGGAATTAGACACAGGCTTGGAAGCAGGCAGAGCACATTGGGAAGACTCTGGGATTGGTGATTGGCCCGAAGGCAGTCCCTCATGATGAAACCAACACTCATGCTGAGAGGTTCTCTCGTTTGTCTCTAAAGAGAGGTTATCTACTGTCTCTGCTAACCTTCTTGAGCTACTCAAGCTAGAAAATATAGGCAGCATTCATCACACCTGTCACTAGCGAGCGTATCACTACCTCTTATCTTCATCACATAATCACAGTGCTTACCTGGGGTGGGCCATCTATTATTTTAACTTTACAGTTAAAATATGAGCAAATAGAGGCCTTCAGAGTGGGAAGGCCTTGTTCAAGACCACCTAGTAAAATAGCACCTGAGTTAGAATCAGAACTTGGCTTTTCATTCCTTACTCTagtgctcttcctcctccctatTTGGTCCTGAGATTAATCTagtgctcttcctcctccctatTTGGtcctgagatttaaaaaaaaaaaaaaaaaaaaaaatcccatatgGAAACACTTGATGGGAATGTGCTTTCCCCCAAAAAGTTCAGGGCAGTGAATTCAGATGCAAAGTATATTTTAAGTAGGGCAacatttttcaatgaaaaataacacatttacTGGTGCCacaaattatgtttttcttatattttaatgcCATGTGGTCATTGTGTGGTCATTATGAAGAGAGAACTGAACAAAAAGCAACGTTTGTCTCAGTGCTTACGTGCTCCTGGACATGGAGCGGAGGATGAACTCAACTGCATTCTCAATGATCTCTGTGCCCAGGAGGTTTAGGAATTTGGGGAAGTCTGGCTTTGGGTCTTTGCCTGAGTCGTCTGGCTTGTCGTCTGGCTTGTCGTCTGGCTTGTCTGGTTTGTCGTctgaaaaacagaacagaatCTCAGAGGTGATTCTCAGCAACAAAGAAGGAAGTCTCCTTTCCGTGTGGGGAACTCTTGGGATTCTTTCTGACCCACTCACTAATTTCATA
The Macaca mulatta isolate MMU2019108-1 chromosome 6, T2T-MMU8v2.0, whole genome shotgun sequence DNA segment above includes these coding regions:
- the C6H5orf46 gene encoding uncharacterized protein C5orf46 homolog translates to MYLNNLSAPIPSATRMAVSVLRLTVVLGLLVLILTCYADDKPDKPDDKPDDKPDDSGKDPKPDFPKFLNLLGTEIIENAVEFILRSMSRSTGFMEFDDNQGKHSSK